In Bacillus pumilus, the sequence CGTTTGAAATATTATTTGATCTGTTTGTCAGCTCTACTGATTTTCCTGTCAGGCTGCGGAAAAGACCAGCAATTTACGCCACCTGGCAGCGCGCAATCTGTCGCTGTGATTTCTCAATTAAAAAAAGCCTCCTTTTCAATTGTTGATTTACAAAAGAATAAAATTGTCTCTTCCGTTGATTTAAAACATCCACTCACTGATCTCATTCAAATCAACAAAGACGTCATCATTGCGACAAGTAAAGAAGAACAATCCCTTATAGAAATCAATTTAAAAAAAGGAACAGCAACAGATTATATGGACGTGAATAAAGGGCTGACTTCACTTACATATGATGCAGCTTCTCACACCTTACTTGTAGCGGATTCAAAGAAGAATGTCGTTTATTTTATTGATACACAGAGCAAAAAAATAAAAGCCACTGTGAAGACCGGAAAATCACCCTCTTCTATGGCGCTTTCTTCTTCAGGAACTTTGTTTGTTTTAAATGCAGAAAGTCATACAGTTTCAGTCATAGATATTGAAAAAGAAAAAAATACACGTACGATTTCTGTACTAGAAAGGCCTTCTGGCATTCATTTTGATGGACATTCCATTTGGATTGGCGGACACGGTAAACCTGGCACCTTAAATAAAAGCATTTTTGCTTACGACCCTAAAACAGGTAAAAAGCAGCGCGAAATCAAACTAGGCGTCATGCCAGTTGCATTTTTCTCAGAGAAAGATTCCTCTACTTTATATGTACTATGTCATGGAGACCATACGCTATACAAAGTAGATACAGAGACGAATAAGCAGCTTGCTTCTGTTGAAACCGGTCAAAATCCGAATTATATCACCGCCGATACCGCATCAATATATGTAAGTAACTTAGATGACAATTCAGTATCAGTCATCGATAAACATACATTTATGATGAAAAATCGACTGAATGTCCCATCAGGGCCTTATGCTATCGTGTTGGAGGAAAAAAAATGAAAGAACAGATGCATATTTTAATAGTAGATGATGAGTTAGATATGC encodes:
- a CDS encoding YncE family protein; this encodes MERLKYYLICLSALLIFLSGCGKDQQFTPPGSAQSVAVISQLKKASFSIVDLQKNKIVSSVDLKHPLTDLIQINKDVIIATSKEEQSLIEINLKKGTATDYMDVNKGLTSLTYDAASHTLLVADSKKNVVYFIDTQSKKIKATVKTGKSPSSMALSSSGTLFVLNAESHTVSVIDIEKEKNTRTISVLERPSGIHFDGHSIWIGGHGKPGTLNKSIFAYDPKTGKKQREIKLGVMPVAFFSEKDSSTLYVLCHGDHTLYKVDTETNKQLASVETGQNPNYITADTASIYVSNLDDNSVSVIDKHTFMMKNRLNVPSGPYAIVLEEKK